A segment of the Flavobacterium azooxidireducens genome:
TTTTTGTTTTAACGGGTAAATTTCCTTTCAGTGCAAAACTTTCTACACCATACGCCAGTGGCAACGACCAAGCTGTAATGTCATACGACAAACTATCAGTTAATTTGTGATGTGGTTCAAATAAAACTTGCGTTAAAACCGCTCTGGGTTGATCTACTTTAATAATCAAATCATTCGGTTCAATCGTAAATGATTTCTCTTTGTTGGATTGATAATGATAACCTGAAAGTTTTTTCGTTTCATCGGCAAACGCAGTTTCAATTCTATTTCGATTAAGTAAGACAGAAAGTTCTAAATTTTTCGGACTATTTTTTACGATGTACGTTTGGTATTTTCCTTTTGGTTTGGTTCGATTATCTTTAAAATAAGCTCTAAATTCTTTGGTTAAAACATCTTTTTGAACGTTAGAAAGTTCAACCACAGTTAGAATTGCTTTGGTATGATGGTTTATTCTGTCTTGCAAAGTCAATACTTCTCCATTTTTTAATAAAACGGCTCTTCCAGCTCCAATTCCGCCTTGCTCATACGTCATTCCAACTGCTCCATTATAGCAAGGATAAGTGTCGCCATAACTCGGATAGAACAAATCAAATCGTTCGCCGGAATAATACATCCAACCTTCTTTATCGAATTTTTTTGAAGTAATCTCCCCTATTTTTTTATGAAAATCCCGTTGAAAAGGAGCAATTTGTTCGTGATACGGTTCGGCAGCAGGTGGGAAAAAGTACGGTTCATTATAACCCATTTCGTGCACATCGGCGTGTACCATCGGCATCCATTGATGATACAAATCCATTCGCAACTGCGTTTCCAATTGTGTTTGCCAAGCCCAATCGCGGTTTAAATCATACACATAATGATTTTGTCTTCCGCCCGGCCAAGGTTCCATATGCTCTCGGTCTGAAACTCCAGGGTGCGTTTTCTTGCCGGAAACATCGCGAAGCCAATTCGCATAACGCGAAAAACCATCCGGATTTAAACAAGGATCTAAGATGACAATTATGTCTTCCAACCACTTTTTTGTTTCTTTATTATTTGGGTTTATCAGTTCGTAAGCGACTGATAATGCACTTTCTATCGCTCCAATTTCATTGCCGTGTACATTAAAACTCAACCAAACAATCGTTTTTGATTTTGAATTATTTTTGGTTGGAAAAAGCCCGATTTCATACAAGTGATTTTTTCGGATTTCTTCTAAATTTTTTAAATTTTCAGGGGTTGAAATATAATAAGCATTCAAATTTCTTTCCTGCGTTGTTTCACCATATTTCTGATGCTGAATCCAATCTGAATTTTTAACTAATTGATCAAAATAAGCTTCCACTTGATGATAATAGGTTACTTGCTTTCCATAATTAGGCAAAAATTCTGAAGGTGATTTGGGTTGAGAAAAGCCAATTAAACAGACAAAAAACAGAAGTAGGTTGAAAAATCGATTCATTTTAAAAAAATTAGAAGTCAAATATAGGTTATTTTTTGAACGGTTGAACTGAAAAGCGAATTCACAAACTAATAAAGAAAAGTTAATTTTTCAATTCTATTTTTAAGAAACTCGTTTGAATAAGCAATAAACAAAACACTATATTTGCCTTTACTAAATCGTTTGCGTTATGGAAGAATGTATTTCTGTTTTTGATATGCTTAAAATTGGTGTTGGACCCTCGAGTTCACACACGCTCGGACCGTGGAGAGCTGCCGAACGTTTTTTAGCCGAATGCAGAGAAGAAAGCATTCTGAATCAAGCCATTAGAGTCAAAGTCGATCTATATGGTTCGCTTTCCTTAACGGGAAAAGGGCATGCCACCGACTTAGCAGTCATCTTGGGATTAAGCGGACAAGATCCGGAAACTATCCCGATTGCTGACATTGATGGGATTGTTCAATCGGTAAAAACTTCTAAAAAAATTAATTTAGGAAATGAAATCCAAGTTGACTTTGAAGTAGAAAAAGACATTGTTTTCAACCGAAATTTTCTTCCTTTTCACGCCAATGGTTTGACTTTTACTTTATTTACTAATGATAAAGAATTTAGTGAAACCTATTATTCTATTGGTGGCGGATTTGTGGTGAAAGAAGAACGAACCAATGCCAAAAAGAAATTAGAGATAAAATGTGCTTTCCCCTATCCTATTCAAAAAGCAGATGAATTATTAGAATTTTGTAAAAAAGAAAATAAATCGATTTCTGAAATTGTCTACGAAAATGAAAAATCGATGCGTTCCGAAGAAGAAATTAACCACGAGTTAATGCGAATTTGGGACACGATGTTAGAATGCATTTACATCGGTTGTCACTCCGAAGGAATTTTGCCCGGCGGATTAAACGTTCGCCGAAGAGCTTTTGATATGCACGAAGGTTTGAAAGGAACTATCCCGTATTCAAATCCACAAGAATGGCTGGAAACCATCAGAAAAACAGAAGTTAAGTTTCGTCAAATTTTAAAGTGGGTAAGCTGCTTTGCATTGGCCGTTAATGAAGTGAATGCAGCATTAGGTCGTGTTGTAACCGCACCAACCAACGGAAGTGCGGGTGTAATTCCGTCTGTTTTGATGTATTATTTAGTAATTGAAAATCATCAAGCCGGAGAAAAAGAAATCAAACAATTTTTACTCGTTGCCGGAGAAATTGGCAGTATTTTCAAAAAAGGAGCTACAATTTCTGCCGCAATGGGCGGATGTCAAGCTGAAATTGGCGTATCAAGTGCAATGGCAGCAGCAGCATTATGTGAATTGATGGGTGGAACGCCTGCTCAAGTGACGATGGCCGCCGAAATTGCAATGGAACATCATTTAGGAATGACCTGTGATCCGATTGGCGGATTGGTTCAAATTCCGTGTATCGAACGCAATACGATGGGTGCGATAAAAGCGATTAATGCGGCTGAATTAGCTCTTGAAACCGATGCAAACAACGCGAAAGTTCCGTTAGATAAAGTAATCAATACGATGTGGGAAACCGCTAAAGATATGAACTCCAAATACAAAGAAACCAGTGAAGGTGGTTTGGCAGTTGGAGTGAATTTGGCAGATTGTTAGTTGTTTTTCCGCCTCGTATCCAAAATATAAACCACTTTCCAAACTTCATTTTCTTTATACAGTTGAAAAGAATTCACTCCGGAATGGCTCAATTTATCATTCACATAAAATTCGTATGGAGTCCAAACGTGAGCCATTGAACCATCAATTTGAACTTTAAAACTTAAAATTTTCTCTTCAAATTTCATTGATAATGGAATCGTTGCAATGGATTTGTAAAAATCCGACGCTTTCTGAATTGAAAATTTAGATCCTTTTTCCGATTCAGAAATAGAATGTAAAACCAAATTTTCGGAACACACTTTCTTTAAAGCGATTGAATCTCGTTGGTGAAAAGCATTAAAAAATTTTCCAATCGTAATTTGAATTTCACTTTCTTGAGCGAAAGAAAATTGAAAAAACAATAATAAGATGAGAATTGGAATTTTTTTCATAAGTCAATAGTTTAATGAGTTAGTAGGTTTAAAATCAAATACGTTACAATTCCGGCAACATATCCTGCAATGGCTAACGGTGTGATTTTTTTCAAATACCACAAAAAGGTCATTTTTTCTTTTTCCATAATGGCGATTCCGGCTGCTGAACCAATTATCAACATACTTCCTCCTGTTCCTGCACAAAGAGCGACGAATTCCCATAATGCATCATCCATCGGATATTCGGTTAATGAAAACATTCCTTGCGTGGCTGCCACTAAACTTCCATTATCAACAATGGACGATAGAACACCAATCGCAATGACCATCACATTATTATTGGGTAACGTTTCTTGTAAAAAGACAGATAACTGACTCAAAATTTGAACTTCTTGTAAAACGTAAACCAAAAGCAAAATTCCCATAAAATAAAGAATAGAACTCACATCCACTTTTGATAACGCATACGCAACCGAATATTTTTCTTTCACTTCTTGCGGTTTATTGCGATGATAGATGATCGAAACCAATGAAACAAATGCTAGAGCCATTAAAACCCCAATAAAAGGAGGCAATCCTGTAATCGATTTAATGACCGGAACCATTACCAATCCAAAAACGCCTGCTAAAAATACACTTAAACTACCTTGCATTTTTTCTTCTTTAATCACTTCCGCCATAGAAAGTTGAACTCTTAGCATCGTAAAACCTTTCATTCGATAACTGGCAATTATTAATGGAACTAAAAGACACATCAAAGAAGGAAGAAAAAGCACTTTCACAATTCCAAAAGCACTGACTTGTCCGCCAATCCAAAGTAAAGTGGTGGTAATATCTCCAATGGGACTAAAAGCTCCACCGGCATTGGCAGAAATGACAACAATTCCGGCTAAAATCATTCGAGTTTCACTTTTGGGCATCAATTTTCGCAAGAGCGTAATCATTATAATTGCTGTGGCTAAATTGTCTAATAAAGCCGA
Coding sequences within it:
- a CDS encoding L-serine ammonia-lyase; this translates as MEECISVFDMLKIGVGPSSSHTLGPWRAAERFLAECREESILNQAIRVKVDLYGSLSLTGKGHATDLAVILGLSGQDPETIPIADIDGIVQSVKTSKKINLGNEIQVDFEVEKDIVFNRNFLPFHANGLTFTLFTNDKEFSETYYSIGGGFVVKEERTNAKKKLEIKCAFPYPIQKADELLEFCKKENKSISEIVYENEKSMRSEEEINHELMRIWDTMLECIYIGCHSEGILPGGLNVRRRAFDMHEGLKGTIPYSNPQEWLETIRKTEVKFRQILKWVSCFALAVNEVNAALGRVVTAPTNGSAGVIPSVLMYYLVIENHQAGEKEIKQFLLVAGEIGSIFKKGATISAAMGGCQAEIGVSSAMAAAALCELMGGTPAQVTMAAEIAMEHHLGMTCDPIGGLVQIPCIERNTMGAIKAINAAELALETDANNAKVPLDKVINTMWETAKDMNSKYKETSEGGLAVGVNLADC
- a CDS encoding M14 family zinc carboxypeptidase; translation: MNRFFNLLLFFVCLIGFSQPKSPSEFLPNYGKQVTYYHQVEAYFDQLVKNSDWIQHQKYGETTQERNLNAYYISTPENLKNLEEIRKNHLYEIGLFPTKNNSKSKTIVWLSFNVHGNEIGAIESALSVAYELINPNNKETKKWLEDIIVILDPCLNPDGFSRYANWLRDVSGKKTHPGVSDREHMEPWPGGRQNHYVYDLNRDWAWQTQLETQLRMDLYHQWMPMVHADVHEMGYNEPYFFPPAAEPYHEQIAPFQRDFHKKIGEITSKKFDKEGWMYYSGERFDLFYPSYGDTYPCYNGAVGMTYEQGGIGAGRAVLLKNGEVLTLQDRINHHTKAILTVVELSNVQKDVLTKEFRAYFKDNRTKPKGKYQTYIVKNSPKNLELSVLLNRNRIETAFADETKKLSGYHYQSNKEKSFTIEPNDLIIKVDQPRAVLTQVLFEPHHKLTDSLSYDITAWSLPLAYGVESFALKGNLPVKTKTRLDVSPPAKVANAYAYYIPWDSRSSARVLSLLHQGNIKVRSARKEVYFGDLKIERGGLIVTKGDNSKVQNFEETIQNLIKEKYDYVALESGFASKGGDLGGESYPLLKAPKVLVLGGSGVNNIDFGQVWFFMDQVIEYPMSTVEMQHFNRVNLAEYNTLILPEGWYGFSDTQKSSIDNFISKGGKVIAIGGAVGQFEDRPGYHLTKFATEDEKAEAQKFIEEQELLDRFLDFEGSERRSISGYIPGAIIENNIDSSHPLTFGLGEKYFSLKTTDSNFKLLKGAQNVIYVPKNYQSFGFIGNKLKKSIQETVSFAVDYHGNGKVIYMIDNPLFRGFWENGNLLFSNALFLVE
- the nhaD gene encoding sodium:proton antiporter NhaD; its protein translation is MTSILLAIAILGYLSIIFESSLRINKTITSILTGSLCWIVYALLYNGDKHEVSDKLILHFGEISGLLIFLLGAMTIVELIDIHKGFSVITNRIRTKSVLKLLWIVGGITFFMSALLDNLATAIIMITLLRKLMPKSETRMILAGIVVISANAGGAFSPIGDITTTLLWIGGQVSAFGIVKVLFLPSLMCLLVPLIIASYRMKGFTMLRVQLSMAEVIKEEKMQGSLSVFLAGVFGLVMVPVIKSITGLPPFIGVLMALAFVSLVSIIYHRNKPQEVKEKYSVAYALSKVDVSSILYFMGILLLVYVLQEVQILSQLSVFLQETLPNNNVMVIAIGVLSSIVDNGSLVAATQGMFSLTEYPMDDALWEFVALCAGTGGSMLIIGSAAGIAIMEKEKMTFLWYLKKITPLAIAGYVAGIVTYLILNLLTH
- a CDS encoding nuclear transport factor 2 family protein, whose amino-acid sequence is MKKIPILILLLFFQFSFAQESEIQITIGKFFNAFHQRDSIALKKVCSENLVLHSISESEKGSKFSIQKASDFYKSIATIPLSMKFEEKILSFKVQIDGSMAHVWTPYEFYVNDKLSHSGVNSFQLYKENEVWKVVYILDTRRKNN